AAGGAAAGACCCCTATTACGAGAATTATGTATGGTTCTAGATTGCCTTATGATCGTCTCATCACAATGCTGGATTATCTGGTTAAAAAGGGATTAGTGAAAAAAATTGAGGATAATGAAAAAAAATATTATATACTAACAGAAAAAGGCATGAAATTATTAGATGAAATAGAACGGTTGCAAAAAATTTTAGATAAATTTGGTCTCGAAATATAACTTGTAGGTTAATTCTTTTGTCAATTTCCTTTTG
This region of Thermoprotei archaeon genomic DNA includes:
- a CDS encoding winged helix-turn-helix domain-containing protein: MRKQLRSRVGIVRDVLKTINEEGKTPITRIMYGSRLPYDRLITMLDYLVKKGLVKKIEDNEKKYYILTEKGMKLLDEIERLQKILDKFGLEI